A region of Theileria annulata chromosome 2, complete sequence, *** SEQUENCING IN PROGRESS *** DNA encodes the following proteins:
- a CDS encoding uncharacterized protein (chr2.cand.242 - hypothetical protein) translates to MECFLPSTAFVTRKRTDLTDSCDSTKCVEGSDLNSGSANIGDVYTPIGNAGCTGKSDEYLDLPGTVSENESVKKEFSYCNEVNAGVFDSDFADVCKSPRITSVDRLNRLKNEFSSKDISNISQFDPTFDDSVSIPVDTLETANSNSGSTSPSTTTPVKSVRSSTRRLDVLSSIRTRLDEPHVNISDDETKNPILANSVRRTKGLSSNTADVRRSLQVLGSSRCWTDRFENQDPDADSLSATQSPVRSLTSLMNSQADVSDSSFRRPLWESTPNFTPIRSISSFDRLPYHSSKGDSLDRFSNTSVAEMSRMPFNPMSNVTLTREEMCRSKLSGELLVLHKHFQNICTVINRSMKRDDKPYFRIFRTLVQRLSRRSFTMDHLRKILWLAPNLISVKWVLISESFRKKYPTEYKESTDKVYDINIRILRPDLSCCYNNQDYEKACFLFKTILCTWSLKCDSENLVDFDVPMADLPEKNLRSNLSTPIRDTTPLSTNRINTTRMNDTPMRGFTPRMNTTPMSTPRMNDTPIRDTTPVRSVLRSDLFGCLDNTPCKSYKMAEDSFETSSKRMRTDSISPLSVDLLDTPGMNRIRENLKKLAESNQAPDPQNDLKFWIDMRWFTKILLEIIVSDTSPIMKLEFLVDFILKYGSRKVTQDQVTRWIDTLSEIDPCILHKGISKFEDYTTVLTINKSASFDNALDYINQKIKTLKSF, encoded by the exons ATGGAGTGCTTTTTGCCTTCTACTGCGTTTGTTACTAGGAAACGTACAGATCTTACAGATAGTTGTGATTCTACAAAATGCGTAGAAGGATCTGATCTGAATTCTGGTAGCGCAAACATAGGTGATGTTTACACCCCTATTGGTAACGCTGGCTGTACTGGGAAGTCCGATGAATACTTGGATTTACCTGGGACGGTTAGTGAGAATGAATCTGTAAAGAAGGAATTTTCGTACTGTAATGAAGTTAATGCTGGTGTGTTTGATAGTGACTTTGCGGATGTTTGTAAATCTCCCCGTATTACATCTGTTGATCGTTTGAACCGATTGAAGAACGAATTTAGTTCTAAGGatatttctaatatttcACAATTTGATCCAACTTTTGATGATTCTGTTTCTATTCCCGTGGATACACTTGAAACTGCTAACTCAAATTCCGGCTCTACATCGCCGTCAACTACTACTCCTGTTAAATCTGTACGTTCATCTACTAGGAGATTGGATGTGTTGAGCAGTATCCGCACGAGGCTGGATGAGCCTCACGTCAACATCAGTGACGATGAGACTAAGAACCCTATACTGGCTAACTCTGTGAGACGTACTAAGGGTCTTTCTTCTAACACTGCTGATGTTCGGAGATCTTTACAGGTTCTTGGTAGTTCTCGTTGTTGGACTGACCGTTTCGAGAATCAGGACCCTGATGCTGATTCCTTATCTGCTACTCAGAGTCCAGTCAGAAGCTTGACTAGTTTGATGAATTCCCAGGCTGACGTTTCCGATTCATCTTTTAGACGACCGCTCTGGGAATCTACTCCTAATTTCACTCCTATCCGATCCATCTCTAGTTTTGACAGATTACCTTACCACTCCTCTAAAGGTGATAGTTTGGATAGGTTTTCTAATACCAGTGTTGCTGAGATGTCCCGGATGCCATTCAACCCTATGTCAAACGTAACATTGACTAGGGAGGAGATGTGCAGGTCCAAACTATCAGGCGAGTTATTAGTTCTCCACAAGCACTTCCAGAATATTTGCACTGTGATCAATCGTTCCATGAAGAGGGATGACAAACCATATTTCCGTATTTTCAGAACTCTAGTTCAACGTCTGTCACGCAGGTCATTCACAATGGATCATTTGAGGAAGATTCTTTGGCTCGCTCCCAACCTGATTAGTGTAAAATGGGTACTGATAAGTGAGTCTTTCAGGAAGAAGTATCCTACTGAGTACAAAGAGTCTACCGATAAGGTTTATGATATAAACATAAGGATCCTTCGTCCGGACCTTTCTTGCTGCTACAATAACCAGGACTACGAGAAAGCCTGTTTCCTCTTCAAGACTATTTTATGCACTTGGTCACTAAAGTGCGATTCTGAGAATTTGGTGGATTTCGACGTTCCCATGGCTGATCTTCCCGAGAAGAACCTTAGGTCCAACTTATCTACTCCCATCAGGGACACTACTCCATTAAGTACTAATAGAATCAATACTACTAGAATGAATGATACTCCCATGAGAGGTTTTACACCCAGAATGAATACAACTCCCATGAGTACTCCTAGGATGAATGATACTCCAATCAGGGATACTACTCCAGTTCGAAGTGTACTCAGGTCTGATTTGTTTGGCTGCCTGGATAACACTCCTTGCAAGTCATACAAGATGGCTGAAGACTCTTTCGAAACTTCATCGAAAAGGATGAGGACCGATAGTATTTCCCCATTGTCGGTTGACCTCCTGGACACCCCTGGTATGAATCGGATTCGTGAGAACCTTAAAAAGTTAGCCGAGAGTAATCAAGCCCCTGATCCTCAGAATGATTTGAAGTTCTGGATCGATATGCGGTGGTTCACCAAGATTCTTCTAGAAATAATAGTCAGCGACACTTCACCTATCATGAAACTTGAGTTTCTAGTCGATTTCATACTAAAGTACGGGTCGAGGAAAGTAACACAAG ATCAAGTTACAAGGTGGATTGACACATTGTCCGAAATCGACCCCTGTATTCTACACAAGGGCATCTCTAAATTTGAAGACTATACTACAGTTCTGACAATCAACAAGTCGGCCTCCTTCGACAATGCCTTGGATTACATTAATCAGAAAATcaaaactttaaaatcattttaa
- a CDS encoding uncharacterized protein (chr2.cand.240 - hypothetical protein), whose translation MLSETVCSLCRSNEFSNQDNHNGRCTTPESNNHLRYKILSFGSEFNKFNDKKSLNLIKILDLSGDVDKFSDNCSIECEEQNEDEYDINKSTFKKNSYKEEPSVEFKPIQNCFKRKDGQTSEETVSGNEEEESKIWGKINGNLNGLFSNKEESSDNEDSIYLTIGPYVLQGKKVETRAGENFVILRKVPNHCSCICSDSNSHCNHIAYYEICGVVNQKIEFKSRPIIYYTADDNQSDEYYLYQSNFINTNWLILSANDEILNNMLDEQAYFKIINNDSEKNKKAVLCILNNTYYIERIELGGTILLYFPMAEVEEAHGDGNLLVIIGSSKYSYNLIRSNPIFENLPKTSNIHMSSLLDQTPISDLEISDYILGKNEMYPSYYLYQQDGTLRYMGHYFFGEFTIRIIEAIPIYFSKYPDKKKKVTQLTVGEIWDMVNFYPDIFDFVPQEVRNLSTLFQTLLKISDVEQTFTTLDECISVAKSEMISELNVKLNLFKMQKLISWCIVSANCHSEINYYQYTRYLDNILFNKAFPSYIFDDLIEYMLSFRTDNEQFLDYLKSVEYYYKKMSFSEVSNLFSDQNSTQANYNKTFIIFDKSGTELFMMNELDIVYSDLYKLPCLNYEVFKNNTKGLTQLRFSYSMNSLLHNCRSPLSLHISFLAEKVVAILDSNRCVLKIYPTVKHEGLRDNLSELFKLKRNWHLEVLENKLKHFFKDKPAIDMLTGGPDYHGRLWITKEKNNRNYVNQNVVEEIKNETVNMWKKMDGELKSIKEESYIIINWNVPT comes from the coding sequence atgCTCTCTGAAACTGTATGTTCTTTGTGCAGAAGCAACGAATTTTCTAATCAAGATAATCACAACGGACGTTGTACGACGCCGGAATCAAATAATCACTTGAGATACAAGATTCTATCATTTGGAagtgaatttaataaatttaatgataaaaaatcaCTAAACCTaatcaaaatattagatttaagTGGAGATGTGGATAAGTTTTCTGATAATTGTTCAATAGAGTGTGAAGAACAAAATGAAGACGAATATGATATTAACAAATCAACGTTTAAAAAGAACTCATATAAAGAAGAACCCTCTGTAGAATTTAAACCGATACAAAACTGTTTTAAAAGGAAAGATGGTCAAACTTCGGAAGAAACAGTAAGTGGaaatgaagaagaagagTCTAAAATTTGGGgtaaaattaatggaaaTTTGAATGGGTTGTTTTCTAATAAAGAGGAATCATCAGATAATGAAGATTCAATATATCTGACGATAGGTCCATACGTTCTCCAAGGGAAGAAAGTGGAAACTAGAGCTGGCGAAAACTTTGTTATTCTCCGAAAAGTCCCAAACCACTGCTCCTGTATATGTTCAGATTCAAATTCACACTGTAACCACATAGCATATTATGAAATATGCGGAGTGGTAAACCAGAAAATAGAATTCAAGTCCCGTCCaatcatttattatacagCAGATGATAATCAATCTGATGAGTATTATCTGTATCAATCCAACTTCATAAATACAAATTGGCTCATTTTATCGGCAAATGATGAGATTCTGAATAATATGCTCGATGAGCAGGCATATTTTAAGATAATAAACAACGACTCggaaaaaaataaaaaagcAGTTCTATGTATACTAAACAACACATATTACATAGAAAGAATCGAGTTAGGAGGGACCATTTTGTTGTATTTCCCTATGGCAGAAGTTGAAGAAGCCCATGGAGATGGTAATTTGTTGGTTATAATAGGTTCCTCAAAGTATTCGTATAACCTAATCAGGTCTAATCcaatatttgaaaatttgcCAAAAACGTCAAATATTCACATGTCATCACTTCTAGACCAGACGCCAATATCTGACTTGGAAATTTCAGATTATATTCTAGGAAAAAACGAGATGTACCCAAGCTATTATCTATATCAACAAGACGGAACTCTCAGGTACATGGGACATTATTTTTTCGGAGAGTTCACAATTCGAATAATCGAAGCAATTCCAATTTATTTCTCAAAGTATCCAGATAAAAAGAAGAAAGTCACACAATTGACAGTAGGTGAAATTTGGGATATGGTTAATTTCTATCCTGACATTTTTGACTTTGTTCCTCAAGAAGTCAGAAACTTGTCAACATTGTTTCAAACTTTGCTAAAAATCTCGGATGTTGAACAAACTTTCACGACCCTGGATGAATGCATTTCAGTAGCTAAAAGCGAAATGATCAGCGAATTGAACGTTAAACTAAACCTGTTCAAGATGCAAAAATTGATAAGCTGGTGTATCGTTTCAGCAAACTGTCACAGcgaaataaattattaccaGTACACTCGCTATCTTGacaatattttattcaataagGCGTTTCCCTCCTATATATTTGATGACTTAATAGAGTATATGCTTAGCTTTCGAACGGATAATGAGCAGTTTTTAGACTACCTCAAAAGTGTAGAATATTACTACAAAAAGATGTCATTTAGTGAAGTTTCTAACTTATTCTCTGACCAAAATAGTACTCAAGCCAACTACAATAAaacttttattatatttgataaatctGGGACCGAATTGTTCATGATGAATGAGTTAGATATTGTATACTCGGATTTATATAAACTACCCTGCCTTAACTATGAAGtttttaaaaacaatacTAAAGGACTGACACAACTAAGGTTCAGTTACTCAATGAACAGTTTGTTGCACAATTGCAGATCGCCATTATCACTCcatatttcatttttggCTGAAAAGGTTGTTGCCATACTCGACTCCAACAGGTGTGTGTTAAAGATATATCCCACGGTAAAGCACGAAGGTCTGAGGGACAACCTCTCTGAACTTTTTAAGTTGAAGAGGAACTGGCATTTGGAAGTtcttgaaaataaattgaagCATTTCTTCAAGGATAAACCTGCAATAGATATGCTGACGGGAGGGCCGGACTATCATGGGAGATTGTGGATAACAAAGGAAAAAAATAACAGAAATTACGTGAACCAAAATGTAGttgaagaaataaaaaacgAAACTGTAAACATGTGGAAAAAAATGGATGGAGAactaaaatcaataaagGAAGAatcatatataataataaactgGAATGTGCCAACGTAA
- a CDS encoding uncharacterized protein (all_bases.C.cand.351 - hypothetical protein, conserved, pfb0501C) — protein MYFVKYSSNFLISRCSFSNSIISTNINCRTLSYYRNFVEFKPRNLFNPPVYLCKSNVVSFYSTRSDKLEKSSNLNHIPNLSSTESDKIETPDDSKPYFVQFDSKALTFDPNHALEYTNRILDDPISDISVSETSKFLLPFPNCDLPRFLEVLTRPFRESYLYEPASTMVHLCVERLENDRLTEIFDIGDGYNKRAYFLTLHVWILYRRAMIEIPEGILLKNYLLEIFYEVFRHWLRRRKVPEYLFTREYYNTQNHMIKFLLELDKSTEDEDLYPFRLSETIRVLMYENDVSQQTLDLLVKYLLRQFFHLFNIDKRYFINAMFLWADVEPICKPARLLKRPMLQLIKYGGYRGVDVKKIESQDKKKLT, from the exons atgtattttgtaaaatattcttctaatttcttaatttcTAGATGTAGTTTCTCAAATTCTATTATCTCAACAAACATTAATTGTAGAACCCTCTCCTATTATCGCAATTTTGTTGAATTTAAACCCagaaatttatttaatccTCCAGTGTATCTTTGTAAATCAAATGTTGTTTCTTTTTACTCAACTCGTTCTGATAAGTTGGAAAAGTCGTCTAATTTGAACCATATACCTAACTTATCTTCTACAG aatCTGATAAAATTGAGACTCCTGATGACTCTAAGCCTTACTTTGTTCAGTTTGACTCCAAGGCTCTAACTTTCGACCCGAACCATGCTCTCGAGTACACTAATCGTATTCTGGATGATCCCATCAGCGACATTTCTGTTTCCGAGACCTCCAAGTTTCTCCTTCCTTTCCCCAACTGTGACTTGCCTCGTTTTTTGGAGGTTTTAACTAGGCCTTTCAG GGAGAGTTACTTGTACGAGCCTGCCTCCACCATGGTTCACCTTTGTGTTGAACGTCTTGAAAATGACCGACTTACTGAga tttttgACATTGGAGATGGTTATAACAAGAGGGCCTATTTTTTGACTTTACATGTTTGGATTCTCTACCGTAGGGCCATGATTGAGATTCCTGAGGGGATTCTTCTCAAGAACTACCTTCTTGAGATTTTCTACGAAGTTTTTAGGCACTGGTTACGTCGTCGTAag gTTCCCGAGTATTTGTTCACTAGGGAATACTACAACACTCAGAACCACATGATTAAATTTCTTCTCGAGTTGGACAAATCTACTGAGGACGAGGATCTTTATCCTTTCAGGCTTTCTGAGACCATCCGAGT cTTAATGTATGAGAACGATGTTTCTCAACAAACTCTCGATCTTCTTGTAAAGTACCTTCTAAGGCAGTTTTTTCATCTTTTTAACATTGATAAGAGGTACTTTATTAACGCGATGTTTCTATG GGCCGACGTTGAGCCTATTTGCAAGCCTGCTAGACTCTTAAAGAGACCTATGCTCCAGCTTATCAAATATGGAG GATACAGGGGCGTTGATGTCAAGAAGATCGAATCTCAAGACAAAAAGAAACTGAcctaa
- a CDS encoding oxoglutarate/malate translocator protein, putative (chr2.cand.243 - mitochondrial carrier protein;~4 probable transmembrane helices predicted for TA13260 by TMHMM2.0 at aa 20-37, 120-142, 214-236 and 272-294), which produces MSDYHLPFLPQPMRKYVTPYIPFALGGLSGCTSTLIIQPVDMIKVRIQVLASTQNLKSSPFTVFSNILKNEGVLSFYKGLDAACARQLLYTTTRLGLFRTTSDYLKKRNNSNTIPFYQKCVLSLFCGGVGAVVGNPADLALVRMQSDLSLPAEHRKNYTGLFNTIYKIVRDEGLFNLWKGSFPTVVRAMSLNLGMLSSFEQSKEFLAKYLKEGTLPHLCLSSAVAGFFAVTLSLPFDFVKTCIQKESQKGAGYNGILDCIVKNYKQGGVLRFYSSYATYYVRVAPHAMLTLILMDTFTRFLKKKDPAQEKK; this is translated from the coding sequence ATGTCCGATTATCATTTGCCATTTCTTCCTCAACCAATGAGGAAATACGTAACCCCTTACATTCCATTTGCTTTAGGAGGTCTTTCTGGATGCACTTCAACCCTGATTATTCAGCCGGTAGATATGATCAAGGTTAGAATCCAAGTACTGGCATCCACACAAAATCTCAAATCGTCCCCTTTTACAGTATTTTCAAACATTTTGAAGAATGAAGGTgttttatcattttataaaGGACTGGACGCAGCGTGCGCAAGACAGCTTCTATACACAACCACAAGATTGGGGCTCTTCAGAACCACGTCAGACTACCTCAAGAAAAGGAACAACTCAAACACTATACCATTCTATCAAAAGTGTGTCCTGAGTTTGTTTTGTGGAGGTGTCGGAGCGGTTGTGGGAAATCCGGCAGATTTGGCGTTGGTCCGAATGCAGTCAGACCTGTCCCTGCCAGCTGAACACAGAAAGAATTATACAGGACTATTCAAcacaatatataaaatagttaGAGATGAAGGCCTGTTTAATTTGTGGAAGGGGTCTTTTCCTACAGTTGTTAGAGCCATGAGCCTGAATTTGGGAATGTTGTCTTCATTTGAACAGTCAAAGGAGTTTTTGGCCAAGTATCTGAAGGAAGGAACATTACCACACCTTTGCCTTTCCAGCGCAGTGGCAGGGTTTTTCGCAGTCACCCTTAGCCTTCCGTTCGATTTTGTGAAGACGTGCATACAGAAGGAAAGTCAGAAAGGAGCTGGCTATAACGGTATTCTGGACTGTATTGTGAAAAACTACAAGCAAGGAGGAGTTTTAAGGTTTTATTCATCATACGCTACATATTATGTTCGCGTAGCTCCTCATGCAATGCTAACGTTGATCCTAATGGACACATTTACAAGGTTTCTCAAGAAAAAGGATCCCGCCCAAGAGAAGAagtaa
- a CDS encoding uncharacterized protein (all_bases.C.cand.348 - hypothetical protein, conserved pf13_0018, SM0667, LisH Lissencephaly type-1-like homology motif, WD40 domains) — protein sequence MKLNISSDDINLLIYRYLIENGYCHTAFSFNKEANISGNPYYVNHADKIPPNALVSFMQKAMIYIYLEYHTDDITGDQILCDETFSFFRKHNCFRKLGQSHGLPLSHSMNNSRDRTDNVESHVDKNSTTNEVSSDSLNFDLSKSGFVREDVLETNSSLFQLNHPVYVGPPQRRLSDKWQLYGYHKLFEYLDPNLSTVCHFNPLYAGYILKKTENGPSSLYKLNEAGKSSICEILLPHAKLASSESDPGVTTSSRWRHDGLVVFSGHSDGNLNLWSLEGHLLSSVKVMDSPVTSVGFSGTKAYWSEVQPESESPYYVSAGCKTGDVFVYRVDHNNCLLVNHFKQSTCVTDLEWQNNNLLSSMTADGTLTNYNVETGESSQQFVQSKNGVPFMEWDYYGRFLAIVDDSDALKVYKPRENHVNGDLSELKGHNGQLIYASWYSGTVEKSSSRICTIAMDKQMIVWDVTSGSSLMSLALDQVPTTVSVCPNDTLVAISSYGNSVKMYALPNLTLSCSFYDKTVPTSISWSSDRQHLVYNVFNLQRSLVVPLNTLSSFQSD from the exons ATGAAGTTGAATATATCTTCTGATGACATAAATTTGTTGATTTATCGATATTTGATAGAGAATGg GTATTGTCACACTGCCTTTTCATTTAACAAGGAGGCCAACATTAGTGGTAACCCATACTACGTGAATCATGCTGATAAGATTCCTCCTAATGCATTGGTATCATTTATGCAGAAGGCTATGATTTACATTTACCTGGAGTATCACACTGATGACATAACTGGAGACCAGATTCTGTGTGACGAGACGTTTTCATTCTTTCGCAAACACAACTGTTTCAGGAAGCTGGGTCAGTCCCACGGTTTACCTCTATCGCATTCCATGAACAATAGTCGTGATCGTACCGATAATGTTGAGAGTCACGTAGATAAGAATAGTACCACAAACGAGGTTTCTTCCGACAGTCTCAACTTCG ATTTATCTAAGAGTGGCTTTGTTCGTGAGGACGTATTGGAGACCAACAGTAGTTTATTTCAACTCAATCACCCTGTTTACGTGGGTCCTCCACAAAGGCGTTTGTCCGACAAATGGCAATTGTATGGTTACCATAAACTCTTCGAATACTTGGATCCTAATCTCTCGACAGTTTGTCATTTCAATCCACTATATGCTggttatattttaaagaa GACTGAGAATGGTCCCTCTAGTCTTTACAAGCTGAACGAGGCTGGCAAGTCCTCCATTTGTGAGATACTACTTCCTCATGCAAAACTGGCTTCATCTGAGTCTGATCCTGGAGTGACTACATCTTCTAGATGGAGGCATGATGGTTTGGTGGTGTTCAGTGGTCATTCTGATGGTAACCTTAACCTGTGGTCATTGGAGGGTCACTTGCTCTCTAGTGTGAAAGTGATGGATTCTCCTGTAACATCTGTAGGTTTTTCTGGAACTAAGGCATATTGGAGCGAGGTTCAGCCTGAATCAGAATCTCCATACTACGTTTCCGCTGGTTGCAAGACTGGTGATGTGTTTGTGTATAGAGTTGACCACAATAATTGCCTCCTAGTAAATCACTTCAAACAGTCTACATGTGTTACTGACTTGGAGTGGCAGAACAATAATCTACTTTCATCGATGACCGCAGATGGGACCCTTACCAACTACAATGTGGAGACAGGTGAGTCTTCACAGCAGTTCGTCCAGTCAAAGAATGGTGTTCCATTCATGGAGTGGGATTACTATGGAAGGTTCCTGGCGATTGTGGACGATTCAGACGCATTGAAGGTGTACAAACCCAGAGAAAATCATGTTAATGGAGACCTATCCGAACTTAAGGGACACAACGGACAACTCATATATGCTTCTTGGTACTCAGGCACAGTAGAAAAGTCATCATCAAGAATATGCACAATAGCAATGGATAAACAGATGATAGTATGGGATGTGACTTCCGGTTCATCACTCATGTCTCTCGCACTCGACCAAGTCCCAACCACCGTCTCAGTCTGTCCAAACGACACCCTAGTCGCAATTAGCTCATATGGAAACAGTGTAAAGATGTATGCTCTACCAAACCTCACACTCTCCTGCTCATTCTATGACAAAACTGTACCCACTAGTATCAGCTGGTCATCTGATAGACAACATCTCGTTTACAATGTTTTCAATCTCCAGAGGTCCCTTGTAGTACCACTTAACACCCTATCATCATTTCAATCTGACTAA
- a CDS encoding GTP-binding protein, putative (all_bases.cand.1465 - GTP-binding protein, GTP1_OBJ domain), with product MTTKITKDVAKTLSELVSIRNAESFPRYQKPFVDYLRLKCVGGAGGSPVENQKRSKKLNGPGYGGHGGSVYFKATHLVSDFIHIESVIKGKSGGNAHGTSRGLHASDTVINIPLGSILRKRVRRDDRTRCIFWHQFLNPDEKLLIARGGRGGLGPSCFKKHDNRLAEVGESITLELELRLFNDVAFIGLPNSGKTSLISSLTSYMTRIGPEEGSTTRPHIALIKFLDGVDIRVMDLPPLSQNTDKDMVKKITRHLYRSKLIAYVISAAEDGDHMETLKSLREIVSGSKTFVDSKLEMIIMTKCDMIHRNTLFNLDSLYYKLLDSQPEIPVVATSATHRLGLDRCVRTIRDLLYPRNVTYTKRELVESYEIKLLTP from the exons ATGACCACAAAGATAACCAAAGATGTAGCCAAAACCTTGTCTGAACTAGTCTCAATAAGAAACGCAGAATCTTTTCCAAGGTACCAGAAGCCTTTTGTAGATTATCTAAGGCTCAAGTGTGTGGGAGGAGCAGGAGGAAGCCCAGTAGAAAACCAAAAAAGgtcaaaaaaattaaatggGCCAGGATATGGAGGCCATGGAGGAAGTGTCTACTTCAAAGCAACACACCTTGTAAGCGACTTTATACACATAGAGAGTGTAATAAAGGGGAAAAGTGGAGGAAACGCTCATGGAACAAGCAGAGGACTCCATGCATCTGATACAGTAATAAATATACCACTGGGGTCGATTTTAAGAAAGAGAGTCAGAAGAGATGACCGAACTCGATGTATATTCTG GCACCAGTTTCTAAACCCAGATGAAAAACTGCTGATAGCCCGTGGAGGTAGAGGAGGGCTCGGCCCCTCATGCTTTAAGAAACATGATAATAGACTAGCTGAAGTAGGAGAGTCAATAACTTTAGAACTTGAGCTGAGACTCTTTAACGACGTTGCATTCATTGGTCTACCAAATAGTGGAAAGACTTCTCTAATTAGCTCACTCACCTCTTATATGACTAGGATAGGACCAGAGGAAGGGTCTACAACCAGACCTCATATCGcactaattaaatttttggATGGAGTTGATATACGTGTAATGGACTTGCCTCCACTTTCCCAGAATACTGATAAGGACATGGTAAAAAAAATCACCAGGCACCTTTATAGGTCCAAACTAATAGCATACGTTATAAGTGCCGCTGAAGATGGAGACCACATGGAGACTCTCAAATCTCTCAGGGAAATAGTATCCGGTTCAAAGACTTTCGTCGATTCCAAGCTTGAGATGATCATAATGACCAAGTGTGACATGATTCACAGGAATACCCTCTTCAATTTGGACAGTCTGTACTATAAATTGCTGGACTCTCAGCCTGAAATTCCGGTGGTTGCCACTTCCGCAACTCACCGACTTGGTCTCGATAGGTGTGTGAGAACCATTCGAGACTTGCTGTACCCACGAAATGTAACATATACTAAGCGTGAACTAGTTGAAAGCTATGAAATTAAACTTTTAACACCttaa